Proteins encoded by one window of Panicum virgatum strain AP13 chromosome 7N, P.virgatum_v5, whole genome shotgun sequence:
- the LOC120682138 gene encoding beta-glucosidase 16-like, protein MAVVTALAVVVVAALAPAARGVDRSEFPPGFLFGAATSAYQIEGAYLEDGKGLNNWDVFTHTHSGGIMDGRNGDVADDHYHRYMGDVEVLQSLGVNAYRFSISWARILPRGRIGGVNPDGIAFYNRLIDALLQKGVQPFVTLHHFDMPHELEVRHVGWLGAGIREEFEHYADVCFGAFGDRVRFWTTFNEPNLLTKFMYMLGTYPPNRCSPPFGSCNSGDSHREPYSAAHNIIMSHAAAVRTYKEKYQAKQGGSIGIVIAMKWYEPLTNTTEDILAARRAESFELEWFLDPIFFGDYPTQMREILRSNLQTFTSEEKKLLQYKSDFIGLNHYTAIYAKDCTHSPCDLSTYEGNALVFATGERDGVKIGGDTAFVGYYVVPEAVELAIKYVNQRYKDTPVYITENGYSQWSDVSREELINDVERLNYLRGYVTYLAKAIRNGANVRGYFVWTLLDNFEWTFGYSVRFGLYHVDFDTQERTPRMSARWYRSFLTGSAALTTGEAAQERRADS, encoded by the exons ATGGCCGTGGTGACGGcgctggcggtggtggtggtggcggcgctcgcgccggccgcgcgcggggTGGACCGGAGCGAGTTCCCGCCGGGGTTCCTCTTCGGCGCCGCGACGTCGGCGTACCAG atCGAGGGCGCGTACCTGGAGGACGGCAAGGGCCTCAACAACTGGGACGTCTTCACCCACACGCACT CTGGAGGGATCATGGACGGGCGGAACGGGGACGTGGCCGACGACCACTACCATCGCTACATG GGAGACGTGGAGGTGCTGCAGTCGCTGGGCGTCAACGCGTACAGGTTCTCCATCTCATGGGCAAGGATTCTACCAA GAGGCAGGATCGGCGGCGTCAATCCAGACGGGATAGCGTTCTACAACCGCCTGATCGATGCCCTCCTGCAGAAAG GAGTACAGCCGTTCGTCACGCTGCACCATTTCGACATGCCGCACGAGCTGGAGGTCCGACACGTTGGCTGGCTGGGCGCCGGAATCCG GGAGGAGTTCGAGCACTACGCGGACGTGTGCTTCGGGGCGTTCGGCGACCGGGTGAGGTTCTGGACGACGTTCAACGAGCCCAACCTGCTCACCAAGTTCATGTACATGCTGGGCACGTACCCGCCCAACCGCTGCTCCCCGCCGTTCGGCAGCTGCAACAGCGGCGACTCGCACCGGGAGCCCTACTCCGCGGCGCACAACATCATAAtgtcccacgccgccgccgtccgcaccTACAAGGAGAAGTACCAG GCAAAGCAAGGTGGCTCGATCGGAATTGTGATTGCGATGAAGTGGTATGAGCCGCTGACGAACACCACGGAGGACATTCtggcggcgcgacgagcagaGTCTTTTGAGCTAGAGTG GTTTTTGGATCCGATATTCTTTGGTGATTATCCTACACAGATGCGAGAGATCCTAAGATCGAACCTACAAACATTCACCTCGGAAGAGAAGAAGTTACTCCAATACAAGTCTGATTTCATCGGGCTAAATCATTATACAGCGATTTACGCCAAGGACTGCACCCATTCCCCGTGCGACCTTAGTACCTATGAAGGGAATGCGCTTGTCTTCGCTACCGGCGAAAGAGATGGAGTGAAGATCGGGGGAGAT ACTGCGTTCGTCGGTTACTATGTCGTCCCGGAAGCCGTGGAGCTAGCTATCAAGTATGTCAACCAGAGGTACAAGGACACGCCTGTTTACATCACTGAGAACG GTTACTCGCAGTGGAGTGATGTCAGCAGGGAGGAGCTGATCAACGACGTCGAGAGGTTGAACTACCTGCGGGGCTACGTCACTTATCTAGCAAAAGCAATCAG GAACGGGGCAAACGTGCGGGGCTACTTCGTGTGGACGCTCCTGGACAACTTCGAGTGGACGTTCGGGTACAGCGTCAGGTTCGGGCTGTACCATGTGGATTTCGACACGCAGGAGAGGACCCCTCGGATGTCCGCGAGGTGGTACAGGAGCTTCCTCACGGGATCCGCCGCCCTGACGACGGGCGAAGCGGCGCAGGAACGGAGAGCGGATTCATGA